One Hydrogenophaga crassostreae genomic region harbors:
- the wbpD gene encoding UDP-2-acetamido-3-amino-2,3-dideoxy-D-glucuronate N-acetyltransferase, protein MNYSVHSSAIVDEGAQIGEGSRVWHFVHICGGAVIGRGVSLGQNVFVGNKVVIGDHCKIQNNVSVYDNVTLEEGVFCGPSMVFTNVYNPRSLIERKNEYRDTLVRRGATLGANCTIVCGATIGEFAFVGAGAVVNKDVPAYALMVGVPARQIGWMSEHGDQLDLPTSGEAEAICQHSGARYTLRGTVVQKTPSL, encoded by the coding sequence ATGAACTACAGCGTTCACTCCAGCGCCATTGTTGATGAGGGCGCCCAGATTGGAGAGGGCTCACGTGTCTGGCACTTCGTCCACATATGTGGTGGAGCAGTCATTGGCAGGGGCGTCTCTCTGGGTCAGAACGTTTTCGTTGGCAACAAGGTCGTGATTGGTGACCACTGCAAGATCCAGAACAACGTCAGCGTTTACGACAACGTGACGCTCGAAGAAGGCGTTTTCTGCGGCCCCAGCATGGTGTTCACCAACGTATACAACCCCCGATCGTTGATTGAACGCAAAAACGAGTACCGCGACACGCTGGTCAGGCGGGGCGCCACACTGGGCGCCAACTGCACCATCGTGTGCGGCGCCACCATTGGCGAGTTTGCTTTTGTTGGCGCTGGCGCCGTGGTCAACAAAGACGTGCCCGCCTACGCACTGATGGTGGGCGTGCCAGCCAGGCAGATCGGCTGGATGAGCGAGCACGGCGACCAGCTCGACCTTCCCACCAGCGGTGAGGCAGAAGCCATTTGCCAGCATTCCGGAGCCCGCTACACGCTGCGCGGCACCGTCGTCCAGAAAACACCCTCTCTCTGA
- a CDS encoding nucleotide sugar dehydrogenase, which translates to MTQNLEKIAVIGLGYVGLPLAVELGLHRDVLGFDINLGRIKELQACKDGTLEVTPEQLSAASKLEFTADLDRLKECAIFIVTVPTPVDKANRPDMTPLIRASQTVGGALKQGDLVIYESTVYPGATEEVCVPVLEKVSGLKFNVDFVCGYSPERINPGDKVNTLTTIRKITSGSTPEAADKVDALYSSIIKAGTWKASSLKVAEAAKVIENSQRDLNIAFVNELSVIFERMGIDTLEVLEAAGSKWNFLPFRPGMVGGHCIGVDPYYLTHKAEEMGYHPQVILAGRRINDDMARYAARSIIKRMLQNGIDVARSTVGIMGVTFKENCPDIRNSKVADLIKELRAWNVTVVVTDPWANSAEVEHEYGIKLAQIGPENPVDSLVVAVGHTEFRELPPAALLACCHQTHRPVIGDLKSLYDRHALEATGFTVFRF; encoded by the coding sequence ATGACTCAAAATCTAGAAAAAATTGCAGTGATTGGACTTGGTTACGTTGGTCTGCCACTTGCTGTTGAACTGGGCCTGCATAGAGATGTACTCGGTTTTGACATCAACCTTGGGCGCATCAAGGAACTTCAAGCTTGCAAAGACGGGACACTTGAGGTCACGCCCGAGCAGCTTTCAGCTGCAAGCAAACTGGAATTCACTGCAGACCTGGACCGGCTCAAAGAGTGTGCGATTTTCATCGTGACCGTGCCAACGCCGGTCGACAAGGCGAACCGCCCGGACATGACGCCCTTGATCAGAGCCAGTCAGACAGTTGGAGGAGCGCTCAAGCAAGGGGATCTCGTGATCTACGAGTCGACCGTCTACCCAGGGGCCACTGAAGAGGTGTGCGTTCCTGTGCTTGAGAAGGTCAGCGGACTCAAGTTCAACGTCGACTTCGTTTGCGGGTACAGCCCCGAGCGCATCAATCCCGGTGACAAAGTCAACACACTCACCACGATCCGAAAGATCACCAGCGGCAGCACACCTGAAGCCGCCGACAAGGTCGACGCGCTGTACAGCAGCATCATCAAGGCGGGCACCTGGAAGGCCAGCAGCCTGAAAGTGGCCGAAGCGGCGAAGGTCATTGAAAACAGCCAGCGGGACCTGAACATTGCGTTCGTCAACGAACTCTCCGTGATCTTTGAACGGATGGGCATAGACACGCTTGAGGTGCTGGAAGCGGCCGGGAGCAAGTGGAACTTTCTCCCCTTCCGCCCAGGCATGGTCGGAGGTCACTGCATTGGTGTGGACCCCTACTACCTCACCCACAAAGCGGAAGAAATGGGTTACCACCCACAGGTGATATTGGCAGGCCGCCGGATCAATGACGACATGGCGCGATACGCCGCGCGCAGCATCATCAAGCGCATGCTGCAAAACGGCATCGACGTCGCCCGCAGCACGGTCGGCATCATGGGAGTCACCTTCAAGGAGAACTGCCCCGACATCCGCAACAGCAAAGTCGCAGACCTGATCAAGGAGCTTCGGGCCTGGAACGTCACCGTGGTCGTGACCGATCCCTGGGCCAACTCAGCAGAAGTCGAACATGAGTACGGCATCAAACTCGCACAAATCGGCCCTGAAAATCCTGTGGACAGTTTGGTGGTCGCCGTGGGCCACACAGAGTTCAGAGAACTCCCCCCCGCAGCGCTCCTGGCTTGCTGCCACCAGACACATCGGCCCGTCATTGGTGACCTGAAAAGCCTTTACGATCGCCATGCGCTTGAAGCCACTGGCTTTACCGTCTTTCGTTTCTGA
- a CDS encoding rhamnan synthesis F family protein, producing MSSPQPMSMLRRILRHLPFSQQIDLSDLPMDFDAQAYLAINQDLSSANINPYQHYLQQGRQEGRQYKTTGAVGTGLHVSSLPNDFDPEEYRSLHPDLREFDGDLSSHYLHHGIPEFRRYKENVKPVIPRSERYAKLPADFDPDIYLELNPDVVNPQIIPHDHYVDLGRHEGRQYKYANVIASIGRASDPAKPTILLVSHEATRTGAPVLTWNILRNLNGSYNTVLLLLGQGGLLANFQFEANETYLIPGAKHNQKTAQFVVDELAQRHPIQFAILNSIETGALCRPLTLAGIPSTLLIHEFAANTMPREKFLESQAWASVAVFSTRLTKDDAVQCFPGGVFEDALVLPQGRCQIPQTIDLPTGLSFHAGEETAGALEMPLGGRKLVVGIGSVCLRKGVDLFIEVASQIKAHAGEGVLEFLWVGSGYPDYDPEYSAFLTDHMKRAGLTGDIRIVSDTDDLESLYDRASLLLLTSRLDPLPNIAIDAICKGLPLVCFAKASGIADILEDNQLKAECVADYLNTSDMASKAILLLEETTHIRVHKEFQSIGERAFSMETYCKQLIELQGDARHTLDQSTENVAALLECGQFDVTYYRGTSFPARHFRKVERESCWEYVVHTRTATVIRKPVAGFNPLVYRERIGLNRNTDPLLHHIRNPDISRDVLPVLLTPTGTSATIETQTKSVALHIHAYYPELLADILERLNRNETTISLFVTVDSIEKQAGVEKILSEKGFPLATVSIHSNRGRDVFPFLDICKSIKGRFDIIGHIHTKKSPHVMDGSDLVARWRDLLLGNLIGSDHCENMMDRIIFHMDTHANIQLVFPDDPHVISWGKNLRFAEVLTSDLEFSQLPKYFEFPVGTMFWATSAYLDGFVKMGMPDRFSPKEPLPIDGTILHAWERLLGAKVGTRPPGYAMTFVPGLTR from the coding sequence ATGTCGTCACCACAACCCATGTCAATGCTAAGACGCATCTTGCGTCACTTGCCTTTTTCCCAGCAAATTGACTTGTCAGATTTGCCGATGGATTTTGACGCCCAAGCTTATTTGGCCATCAATCAAGATCTGTCAAGTGCAAACATCAATCCGTATCAGCATTACCTTCAACAAGGCCGGCAAGAAGGCCGACAATACAAAACGACTGGGGCAGTGGGTACCGGACTTCACGTCTCCAGTTTGCCCAATGATTTTGACCCGGAAGAGTACCGAAGTCTTCATCCAGATCTCAGAGAGTTCGACGGAGACCTCTCATCCCACTATCTGCACCACGGTATCCCCGAGTTCAGACGCTACAAAGAAAATGTCAAACCCGTCATTCCCAGGTCGGAACGCTACGCAAAGCTACCAGCAGATTTTGACCCGGATATCTATCTCGAGCTGAACCCGGATGTCGTCAATCCACAAATCATCCCGCATGACCATTATGTCGACCTCGGACGCCATGAAGGACGCCAATACAAGTATGCGAATGTCATAGCAAGCATTGGGAGAGCTTCCGATCCAGCAAAACCAACAATTTTGTTGGTGAGTCACGAGGCCACGCGCACAGGCGCACCTGTATTAACCTGGAACATTCTTCGGAACCTCAATGGTTCCTACAATACAGTACTGCTCTTGCTGGGCCAAGGCGGACTGCTCGCAAACTTCCAGTTCGAAGCCAATGAAACCTATCTGATACCCGGCGCAAAGCACAATCAAAAGACAGCCCAGTTTGTTGTTGATGAATTGGCTCAAAGGCACCCTATTCAGTTCGCAATTCTTAACAGCATAGAGACCGGTGCACTCTGCCGCCCTCTCACTCTGGCAGGCATTCCAAGCACCCTGCTCATCCATGAGTTTGCGGCCAACACCATGCCTCGAGAAAAGTTTCTCGAAAGCCAGGCATGGGCTTCTGTCGCGGTATTTTCCACCCGGCTGACAAAAGATGACGCGGTGCAATGCTTTCCGGGCGGTGTGTTCGAAGATGCCCTCGTGCTTCCACAAGGTCGCTGCCAAATCCCACAGACAATTGACCTCCCCACGGGCCTCAGCTTTCATGCAGGTGAGGAAACAGCAGGTGCGCTCGAAATGCCGCTGGGTGGACGAAAATTGGTGGTTGGCATCGGCAGTGTCTGCCTGAGAAAAGGAGTCGATCTGTTTATCGAGGTCGCCTCCCAGATCAAGGCGCATGCTGGGGAAGGGGTTCTGGAATTCCTCTGGGTGGGCAGCGGCTATCCGGATTACGATCCCGAATACTCGGCCTTTCTTACCGATCATATGAAACGGGCCGGACTGACAGGCGATATCCGGATCGTCTCCGATACCGACGATCTGGAAAGCCTCTATGACCGCGCCTCATTGCTGTTGTTAACGTCGAGGCTAGACCCACTGCCCAACATCGCCATTGATGCCATCTGCAAGGGCCTGCCTTTGGTCTGCTTTGCCAAGGCCAGTGGCATTGCCGACATCCTCGAAGACAATCAGTTGAAAGCTGAATGCGTAGCAGACTATCTAAATACGTCAGACATGGCATCAAAAGCCATTCTACTGCTAGAGGAAACGACGCACATCCGTGTCCACAAGGAATTTCAATCGATTGGGGAACGCGCCTTTTCGATGGAGACCTATTGCAAGCAACTCATTGAATTGCAAGGTGATGCAAGGCACACCCTTGATCAAAGCACTGAGAATGTTGCGGCCTTGCTCGAATGCGGCCAGTTTGATGTCACCTATTATAGGGGAACCTCGTTCCCGGCCCGGCATTTCCGAAAGGTCGAGAGAGAGAGTTGCTGGGAATATGTCGTGCATACCCGAACAGCAACAGTGATCAGAAAACCCGTGGCGGGATTTAATCCGTTGGTCTATCGAGAGCGTATTGGCCTAAACCGGAATACCGACCCCTTGCTCCACCACATTCGGAATCCTGATATTTCTCGAGATGTGTTACCCGTCCTGCTCACCCCGACCGGCACCTCTGCAACAATAGAAACTCAGACCAAGTCTGTCGCCCTTCACATTCACGCCTATTACCCTGAACTTCTTGCCGACATTCTTGAGAGATTGAATAGAAACGAAACCACAATCTCGCTTTTTGTCACGGTCGACTCAATCGAAAAGCAAGCCGGTGTCGAGAAAATTCTGAGCGAGAAAGGATTTCCGCTTGCCACGGTTTCAATCCACTCCAATCGGGGACGAGACGTCTTTCCTTTTTTGGATATTTGCAAGTCCATCAAGGGCAGGTTTGACATCATTGGACACATCCATACAAAGAAAAGCCCACATGTCATGGATGGAAGCGATCTGGTTGCAAGATGGCGCGATCTCCTGCTTGGAAACTTGATTGGAAGCGATCATTGTGAAAACATGATGGATCGCATCATTTTCCACATGGATACCCATGCAAATATTCAGTTGGTATTTCCGGATGATCCCCACGTAATCAGCTGGGGGAAAAACTTGCGCTTTGCAGAAGTGCTGACCTCTGATCTGGAATTTTCTCAATTGCCCAAGTATTTTGAGTTTCCTGTCGGGACGATGTTCTGGGCAACCTCGGCCTACCTGGATGGATTTGTGAAGATGGGAATGCCTGACCGATTTTCTCCTAAGGAGCCGCTGCCCATCGACGGCACCATTTTGCATGCGTGGGAACGTCTGCTCGGTGCAAAGGTGGGAACCAGACCACCCGGGTATGCAATGACATTTGTGCCCGGACTGACCCGATGA
- a CDS encoding Gfo/Idh/MocA family oxidoreductase, with product MKNFALIGAAGYIAPRHMRAIKDTGNHLAAAYDTNDSVGIIDSISPQSEFFTEFERFQEHAQQLKRTPGGALDYVAICSPNYLHHPHIAAGLRLGCDVICEKPLVPTPELLDELALVESETGKRVFNILQLRHHDAIVKLREKVAAAPTDKKFDVELTYITSRGKWYLESWKGDDRKSFGIATNIGVHFYDMLHFIFGKLQRNVVHYSGVTKAAGYLEYERARVRWFLSIDANDLPDQVKGKKPTYRNIDISGEQLEFSEGFTDLHTTSYQEILAGRGYGLEDARHCIETVNVIRTATPVVTTGSEVHPFVAALR from the coding sequence ATGAAAAATTTCGCCCTCATCGGCGCTGCCGGCTACATTGCACCGCGCCACATGCGTGCCATCAAAGACACCGGCAACCACCTCGCTGCAGCCTACGACACCAATGATTCGGTTGGCATCATCGACAGCATCTCTCCTCAAAGTGAGTTCTTTACCGAATTCGAGCGCTTCCAGGAACACGCACAGCAACTCAAAAGAACACCGGGTGGCGCGCTGGACTACGTAGCCATTTGCAGCCCCAACTACCTTCATCACCCCCACATCGCCGCAGGTCTTCGACTGGGCTGTGACGTGATTTGTGAGAAGCCGCTTGTTCCGACCCCGGAACTGCTGGACGAGCTGGCTCTGGTTGAAAGTGAAACCGGGAAAAGGGTCTTTAACATCCTGCAGCTGCGGCATCACGATGCCATCGTCAAACTGAGGGAGAAAGTCGCAGCAGCGCCGACCGACAAAAAGTTTGACGTCGAACTCACCTACATTACCTCCCGCGGCAAATGGTATCTGGAGAGCTGGAAAGGCGATGACCGCAAGTCATTTGGTATTGCCACCAACATCGGCGTGCACTTCTACGACATGCTGCACTTCATCTTTGGAAAACTGCAGCGCAATGTGGTGCATTACAGCGGTGTCACCAAAGCTGCCGGCTACCTGGAATATGAACGCGCGCGCGTTCGCTGGTTCCTGTCTATCGATGCCAACGATTTGCCCGACCAGGTGAAAGGTAAGAAACCCACCTACCGCAATATCGACATCAGCGGCGAGCAACTGGAATTCTCGGAAGGGTTCACCGACCTCCATACGACCAGCTACCAGGAAATTCTTGCGGGCCGAGGGTATGGCCTCGAAGATGCGCGCCACTGTATCGAAACCGTGAATGTGATTCGAACAGCCACGCCAGTGGTCACCACGGGCAGCGAAGTGCACCCCTTTGTCGCGGCCTTGCGATGA
- a CDS encoding ABC transporter ATP-binding protein — MSSDVAIKVSALDKCYHVYDKPQDRLKQSLLPRIHRLLGRQEKLYHRDFWAVRNVSFEIPKGKTIGIIGQNGSGKSTLLQMICGTLTPSSGTIETKGRVAALLELGSGFNPDFSGRDNVYMNAALLGLEKSEIDARFDQIIQFADIGKFIDEPIKSYSSGMMVRLAFSVQAQIDPDILIVDEALSVGDAKFQAKCFERLRQLKENGTSILLVTHSSEQIVTHCDSAILLERGEVLEQGDPKMVVNRYYDVLFGKDQHAIAVPTSAPTKSSTPKSNTHHLSVDSDLFSARQGYNPYEYRWGDKSAEILDFHTECDGIEYPLSVKTGKTITLQLTVKFFKKLINPIFGLTVKTKEGVTLYGSNSELLNIGSMREIGEINSTVMLSANIQANLAPGDYFVSLGIATRDGETITPHDRRYDSIHFAVEPPEPFFGLVQMNLSIEHVVRLDQ; from the coding sequence ATGTCATCTGACGTAGCCATCAAGGTCAGCGCCCTGGACAAGTGTTATCACGTCTATGACAAACCACAGGACCGCCTGAAGCAGTCGCTGCTGCCGCGGATCCACCGCCTCCTCGGAAGGCAAGAAAAGCTCTATCACCGGGATTTCTGGGCAGTGAGGAATGTTTCCTTTGAAATTCCAAAAGGAAAGACCATTGGCATCATTGGCCAAAATGGCAGTGGCAAATCCACGCTGCTTCAGATGATCTGCGGCACCCTCACGCCCAGCAGCGGCACAATCGAAACAAAGGGCCGTGTGGCCGCTCTTTTAGAACTGGGCTCCGGCTTCAACCCTGATTTCAGTGGACGAGATAACGTCTACATGAATGCAGCCCTGCTCGGCCTGGAAAAGAGTGAAATTGACGCGCGCTTTGATCAGATCATTCAATTCGCAGATATTGGAAAATTCATCGACGAGCCCATCAAAAGCTATTCAAGTGGCATGATGGTTCGATTGGCCTTTTCTGTTCAGGCTCAAATCGACCCTGACATACTCATAGTCGATGAAGCCCTCTCCGTAGGCGACGCAAAATTTCAAGCAAAGTGCTTTGAGCGCCTTCGCCAGCTCAAAGAGAATGGCACCAGCATATTGCTGGTCACCCATTCGTCAGAACAAATAGTCACTCATTGCGACAGCGCCATTTTGCTCGAGCGGGGCGAGGTTCTGGAACAGGGTGACCCCAAGATGGTGGTCAACCGCTACTACGATGTGCTTTTCGGTAAAGATCAGCATGCCATTGCTGTGCCAACCAGCGCGCCGACAAAATCGTCTACACCCAAATCAAATACCCATCATCTGTCGGTCGATAGCGATCTGTTCTCAGCCCGCCAGGGATACAACCCCTACGAATACCGCTGGGGTGACAAATCAGCCGAAATTCTGGATTTCCATACCGAATGCGATGGTATCGAATACCCCCTATCGGTCAAAACCGGGAAAACGATCACCCTTCAGCTCACCGTCAAGTTTTTCAAAAAACTCATCAATCCTATTTTTGGCCTTACGGTCAAGACCAAGGAAGGCGTGACCTTGTATGGATCCAATTCAGAGTTGCTCAACATAGGCAGCATGCGAGAGATAGGAGAGATCAACAGCACAGTCATGCTGTCGGCAAACATCCAAGCAAACCTCGCACCCGGCGACTATTTCGTCTCCCTTGGCATCGCCACGCGAGACGGTGAAACCATCACCCCCCACGACAGACGATACGATTCAATACACTTTGCCGTCGAACCACCTGAACCATTTTTCGGCCTGGTTCAAATGAATTTGTCTATTGAGCATGTTGTGCGTTTAGACCAATGA
- a CDS encoding class I SAM-dependent methyltransferase, with product MKNQIQTYTQNENNGVWQRPGHVAFSYSDGDDVENRISAIIGAATDLSVLSTELRTQITDWPSNYHLSSQRANLLRPLTQYLSGTVLEIGSGCGAITRFLGETSDSVVALEGSQRRAQISRSRTRDLKNVAVYCDEFSAFETEKQFDAVTLIGVLEYANLFVGGQEPALNMLRKAKDHLKEQGSLVIAIENQLGLKYFAGAPEDHLGKAMLGLEDKYVSGGVRTYGKQALTQLLQRAGFESVDFLYPFPDYKMPASVLSQAGIEHAQFDTTPFLVSTAGKDPQLALEPNFCLERAWPVIASNGLTSDVSNSFLVVAHRKEKKTPKSDTLAWHYSTQRKKEFCKETIFISSSDLSPVKIVRNKLSSSIEQQVGISGFRHTIDNEAPYSPNALLSASLIDLITRPNWTSEQVAGFLRTYAMHLGQIGNIPLLVNGQIDWEQAIPKELFDCIPQNICIHRDGSASAFDLEWHSNNPLSFAQMVFRSLWGTVGELTTIGAQSNLSSISLLELVQGAMKLAGKNLDSSDAREFMDTELQFQHAVTGKAFDSESIWIWLKEGKLRQLNSQESLKESETTVAKLSAQLNIDMDQIAQYKQHCANLDAKILHIEQERESIRSVLNRQEDDLDKTRQQSALEQLRSSQAIRRLTQLSSAQYIQRRSLKNLVKQVRDYQNVQRKSPLLGQPSPLKKALFLPSIALDYWTKSTELAVCTLVGSRDQATHMLQQSCHWPIPFDWHFTAVDASILESAASTSTELNIACHTTLHTRIDNDLLIKVSEINQANRLVAIPKMVTPDIDRTTNEWAMPDAELIRQAYMAMHCDHRISAMYVGIQVARADEGKNTHRAVLCIIRASALDRFTQDPELSCQRTTLEGLNLEVERTQRRAADSGKICITL from the coding sequence ATGAAAAACCAAATCCAAACCTACACCCAGAATGAAAACAATGGGGTGTGGCAACGACCCGGTCATGTTGCGTTTTCCTACAGCGACGGCGACGATGTAGAGAACAGAATCAGTGCAATCATAGGTGCAGCCACTGACTTGTCCGTGCTCTCGACCGAACTGAGAACCCAAATCACCGACTGGCCGTCCAACTACCATCTGTCCTCTCAACGCGCAAACCTGCTAAGGCCCCTAACGCAATACCTTTCAGGGACGGTACTTGAAATTGGATCCGGTTGCGGTGCCATCACACGATTTCTGGGCGAAACTTCAGATTCGGTTGTAGCCCTGGAAGGGAGCCAAAGGCGCGCACAGATCAGTCGCTCCAGAACACGCGACCTGAAAAACGTTGCCGTCTATTGCGACGAGTTTTCAGCCTTTGAAACCGAAAAGCAATTTGACGCAGTGACCCTGATAGGGGTGCTTGAATATGCCAATTTGTTTGTTGGTGGACAAGAGCCCGCTCTCAACATGCTCAGAAAAGCCAAGGACCACCTGAAGGAACAGGGCTCCCTCGTGATCGCCATCGAAAACCAGCTGGGCTTGAAGTACTTCGCTGGCGCTCCTGAAGACCATCTGGGCAAAGCGATGCTGGGGCTCGAAGACAAGTATGTGTCCGGAGGGGTTCGAACCTATGGAAAACAGGCGCTCACCCAACTTCTGCAGCGTGCAGGTTTTGAATCGGTTGATTTTCTGTACCCCTTCCCCGACTACAAAATGCCGGCGAGCGTGCTCTCCCAGGCGGGTATTGAACATGCGCAATTCGATACCACGCCTTTTCTGGTCTCAACAGCAGGCAAGGACCCGCAACTGGCACTGGAACCCAACTTCTGCCTGGAACGGGCATGGCCAGTCATTGCATCCAATGGTTTAACGTCTGATGTATCAAATTCTTTTCTGGTTGTCGCACACCGAAAAGAGAAGAAAACGCCTAAAAGCGATACCCTTGCCTGGCATTACAGCACGCAAAGAAAAAAAGAGTTCTGCAAAGAAACCATCTTCATCAGTTCATCAGACCTGTCACCCGTCAAAATTGTCCGCAATAAGCTCTCATCTTCAATCGAACAACAGGTGGGAATCAGCGGGTTCCGACACACCATCGATAACGAAGCGCCATATTCACCAAACGCCCTGCTCAGCGCCTCATTGATCGATCTGATCACCCGTCCCAATTGGACCAGCGAGCAAGTTGCCGGGTTTTTGCGCACCTATGCAATGCATTTGGGCCAAATCGGGAACATCCCTTTGCTGGTGAATGGTCAGATTGACTGGGAGCAGGCCATACCCAAAGAGCTGTTTGACTGCATACCACAAAACATCTGCATTCATCGCGATGGAAGCGCAAGCGCATTCGATCTGGAATGGCACAGCAACAACCCACTTTCTTTCGCCCAAATGGTTTTCCGAAGCTTGTGGGGAACGGTTGGAGAGCTAACGACGATTGGTGCGCAAAGTAACCTGTCAAGCATATCGCTTCTGGAGCTGGTTCAAGGGGCCATGAAACTGGCAGGTAAAAACCTGGATTCGAGCGACGCCCGTGAATTCATGGACACTGAACTTCAGTTTCAACATGCGGTGACAGGGAAGGCGTTTGACTCGGAAAGCATCTGGATTTGGTTGAAAGAAGGAAAACTCAGGCAACTGAACAGCCAGGAGTCATTGAAAGAATCAGAAACAACCGTGGCCAAGCTGAGTGCTCAGCTGAATATTGACATGGACCAAATTGCACAATACAAACAGCATTGTGCAAACCTCGATGCAAAGATTCTGCACATAGAGCAAGAGCGCGAATCCATCCGATCCGTGCTCAATAGACAGGAAGATGACCTCGACAAAACACGCCAGCAGTCTGCACTCGAGCAGTTGCGAAGCAGCCAGGCTATCCGCAGACTCACGCAGCTGTCATCCGCTCAGTACATCCAGCGGCGATCGCTCAAGAATCTGGTCAAACAGGTGCGGGACTATCAAAATGTCCAACGGAAAAGCCCGCTTCTGGGACAGCCAAGTCCGCTGAAAAAGGCACTCTTTTTGCCTTCAATTGCGCTGGACTATTGGACGAAATCGACAGAACTTGCTGTTTGCACATTGGTGGGAAGCCGCGATCAAGCGACGCACATGCTGCAGCAGTCATGTCACTGGCCAATTCCGTTTGACTGGCATTTCACGGCCGTTGATGCATCCATTTTGGAGTCCGCAGCCAGCACCTCAACCGAGTTGAATATTGCCTGCCACACGACCCTTCACACCCGCATCGACAACGATCTGCTGATCAAGGTTTCTGAAATCAACCAGGCAAACAGACTCGTTGCAATTCCAAAAATGGTAACCCCCGACATTGACCGCACCACCAATGAATGGGCAATGCCAGATGCCGAATTGATCCGGCAGGCCTATATGGCCATGCATTGTGACCATAGAATTTCTGCCATGTATGTCGGAATCCAGGTTGCGCGTGCAGACGAGGGCAAAAACACGCATCGGGCAGTGCTTTGCATCATTCGGGCTTCAGCACTGGACCGCTTCACTCAAGATCCCGAGCTTTCTTGTCAACGCACGACGTTGGAAGGGCTCAACCTCGAAGTCGAGAGGACTCAACGCAGGGCGGCAGATTCTGGAAAAATCTGCATAACCCTATAG
- a CDS encoding NAD-dependent epimerase/dehydratase family protein: MIVTVFGGSGFIGSRLIARLLDSGHTLRVFDRSFSIDRYPGVEGRLKHYPGDFSNQTDFSEIVEGSDIVFHLISTTLPSGSNNNPVADIQGNLVPTIRLLESMKQCGVSRLVFPSSGGTVYGEAQYLPIDERHPTQPIVSYGATKLAIEKYLAIYRNAFDFHPISLRISNPYGPGFRLGSSQGAVGAFLLKAMTKKPIDIWGTGEIRRDYIYIEDLIDAMEASMTFKGSEMVFNISTGIGTSLLELIDLIQKVTGEEMSVNHFHNRSFDVQTNILDRSLASSQLGWQPATSLLQGVEMTWAWLQKNSNSALEKT; encoded by the coding sequence ATGATCGTGACCGTCTTCGGAGGGTCCGGATTTATCGGATCCAGACTCATTGCCCGCCTCTTGGACAGCGGGCACACCCTGCGTGTCTTTGACCGTTCCTTCTCGATCGACCGGTACCCGGGTGTTGAAGGAAGGCTCAAGCATTACCCCGGAGATTTTTCGAACCAAACTGATTTTTCCGAGATCGTTGAAGGCAGTGATATTGTCTTTCACCTGATATCCACAACCCTGCCCAGCGGCTCGAACAACAATCCCGTCGCTGACATACAGGGCAATCTGGTTCCCACGATTCGCTTGCTTGAGAGCATGAAGCAGTGTGGCGTTTCTCGCTTGGTTTTCCCCTCATCTGGCGGAACTGTTTACGGTGAGGCTCAATACCTTCCCATCGATGAACGACACCCTACTCAACCAATCGTATCGTATGGGGCGACCAAACTGGCCATAGAGAAGTATCTGGCTATCTATCGCAATGCGTTTGACTTTCACCCCATCAGCCTCCGGATCTCAAATCCATACGGTCCAGGATTCCGACTCGGGTCCTCACAAGGTGCTGTAGGCGCTTTTTTACTCAAGGCAATGACCAAAAAGCCCATCGATATTTGGGGCACGGGCGAAATACGAAGAGACTATATATACATCGAAGATCTTATTGATGCAATGGAGGCATCCATGACCTTCAAAGGAAGTGAGATGGTATTCAATATCTCGACGGGTATAGGAACCTCCCTGCTTGAGTTAATCGATCTGATCCAGAAAGTTACTGGCGAGGAGATGAGCGTAAATCATTTCCACAACCGTTCTTTTGACGTACAAACCAATATCCTTGACCGCAGCCTTGCCTCCAGCCAGTTAGGCTGGCAACCCGCGACATCCCTTCTTCAAGGAGTTGAAATGACGTGGGCGTGGTTGCAGAAGAACTCAAACAGCGCCCTAGAAAAGACATAA